A window from Sus scrofa isolate TJ Tabasco breed Duroc chromosome 2, Sscrofa11.1, whole genome shotgun sequence encodes these proteins:
- the DBX1 gene encoding homeobox protein DBX1 gives MMFPGLLAPPAGYPSLLRPTPTLTLPQSLQSAFSGHSSFLVEDLIRISRPPAYLPRSVPTASMSPPRQGAAAALTDSGASDLGSPGPGSRRGGASQTAVSPASEPTFLKFGVNAILSSAPRTETSPALLQSVPPKTFAFPYFEGSFQPFIRSSYFPASSSVVPIPGTFSWPLAARGKPRRGMLRRAVFSDVQRKALEKMFQKQKYISKPDRKKLAAKLGLKDSQVKIWFQNRRMKWRNSKERELLSSGGCREQTLPTKLNPHPDLSDVGQKGPGDDEEDDEGRGSPRHRLVYHASPDPRHLRVERLEGPLPPSPAHSGSPDKPSDFSDSEEDEEGEEEEITVS, from the exons ATGATGTTCCCCGGCCTCCTCGCGCCCCCCGCCGGGTACCCCAGCCTCTTGCGCCCCACGCCCACCTTAACGCTGCCCCAGTCCCTGCAGTCGGCATTTTCCGGCCACTCGAGCTTTCTGGTGGAGGATCTGATCCGAATCAGCCGACCCCCCGCCTATCTGCCCCGCAGCGTGCCCACGGCCAGCATGTCGCCCCCTAGGCAGGGGGCTGCTGCGGCTCTCACGGACTCCGGGGCCTCGGACCTAGGCTCCCCCGGTCCAGGCAGCCGGCGGGGCGGCGCATCGCAGACCGCTGTCTCCCCTGCCAGCGAGCCCACGTTTCTGAAGTTTGGAGTGAACGCCATCCTCTCCTCGGCGCCCAGAACCG AAACGTCCCCTGCCTTGCTCCAGAGTGTCCCTCCTAAGACCTTCGCCTTTCCCTACTTTGAAGGCTCCTTCCAGCCTTTCATCAGATCATCTTATTTCCCAG CGTCCTCCAGCGTCGTGCCCATCCCGGGGACCTTCTCCTGGCCCCTGGCCGCCCGCGGCAAGCCTCGCAGGGGCATGCTGCGTCGAGCCGTGTTCTCCGACGTTCAGCGCAAGGCGCTGGAGAAGATGTTCCAGAAGCAGAAGTACATCAGCAAGCCCGACCGCAAGAAGCTGGCGGCCAAGTTGGGCTTGAAAGACTCACAG GTGAAAATCTGGTTCCAGAACCGACGCATGAAGTGGCGGAACTCCAAAGAGCGCGAGCTCTTGTCTAGCGGGGGCTGCCGCGAGCAGACCCTTCCCACTAAACTCAATCCTCACCCCGACCTCAGCGACGTGGGCCAGAAAGGTCCCGGGGACGACGAAGAGGACGACGAGGGCCGGGGCAGCCCCCGCCACCGCCTGGTCTATCACGCGTCCCCAGACCCTCGGCACCTGCGGGTCGAACGGCTCGAAGGGCCGCTGCCTCCCTCGCCCGCGCACTCTGGCAGCCCAGACAAACCTTCGGACTTCTCAGACTcggaggaggatgaggagggcGAGGAGGAGGAGATCACCGTATCTTAG